The following proteins are co-located in the Escherichia fergusonii ATCC 35469 genome:
- a CDS encoding tail needle knob protein translates to MADSNLNTPVIVQATRLDTSILPRNIFSQSYLLYVIAQGADVGNVANKANEAGQGAYDAQVRNDEQDVILVDHEIRLASAEAKIQDHETRITNAEAAIVGLDSRLTTAENDIDYLTDEVVAIQNTLSDHETRIDALEYATTRKKSEVVYSGVSVTIPTAPTNLVSLLKTLTPSSGTLAPFFDTVNNKMVVFNENKTLFFKLSIVGTWPSGTANRSMQLTFSGSVPDTLVSSRNSATTTDNILLATFFSVDKDGFLATNGSTLTIQSNGAAFTATTIKIIAEQ, encoded by the coding sequence ATGGCGGATTCGAATCTCAATACACCTGTTATTGTTCAGGCGACGCGGCTCGATACATCAATCCTTCCACGCAATATCTTCTCGCAGTCGTATCTGCTTTACGTTATTGCACAGGGTGCTGATGTTGGTAATGTGGCGAACAAGGCCAACGAGGCCGGACAAGGCGCTTATGATGCACAGGTCAGGAACGATGAGCAGGATGTGATTCTGGTTGATCACGAAATTCGACTGGCATCAGCTGAAGCGAAGATTCAGGACCACGAAACAAGGATTACTAACGCAGAAGCGGCGATAGTCGGACTTGATTCACGATTAACGACAGCAGAAAACGATATTGATTATCTGACGGATGAAGTTGTCGCCATTCAAAACACGCTTTCAGACCATGAAACGCGCATCGATGCTCTTGAGTATGCCACTACGCGCAAGAAGTCAGAAGTTGTTTACTCTGGCGTATCTGTAACCATCCCGACAGCGCCGACCAACCTTGTTAGCCTGCTGAAAACGCTCACGCCGTCATCCGGCACGTTGGCACCATTCTTCGACACCGTTAACAACAAGATGGTTGTGTTCAACGAGAACAAAACCTTGTTCTTCAAGCTGTCGATTGTCGGGACGTGGCCCAGCGGAACCGCCAACAGGTCAATGCAGCTAACATTTTCCGGCTCTGTTCCTGACACTCTGGTAAGCAGTCGCAACTCGGCGACAACAACCGATAACATCTTGTTAGCTACGTTCTTCAGCGTGGATAAAGACGGCTTTCTTGCTACAAATGGCAGCACGTTAACCATTCAGTCAAATGGTGCGGCGTTTACTGCCACAACCATCAAAATCATTGCGGAGCAGTGA
- a CDS encoding packaged DNA stabilization protein gp10 — protein MPIQQLPLMKGVGKDFRNADYIDYLPVNMLATPKEILNSSGYLRSFPGIAKRSDVNGVSRGVEYNMAQSAVYRVCGGKLYKGESEVGDVAGSGRVSMAHGRTSQAVGVNGQLVEYRYDGTVKTVSNWPTDSGFTQYELGSVRDITRLRGRYAWSKDGTDSWFITDLEDESHPDRYSAQYRAESQPDGIIGIGTWRDFIVCFGSSTIEYFSLTGATTVGAALYVAQPSLMVQKGIAGTYCKTPFADSYAFISNPATGAPSVYIIGSGQVSPIASASIEKILRSYTADELADGVMESLRFDAHELLIIHLPRHVLVYDASSSANGPQWCVLKTGLYDDVYRAIDFIYEGNQITCGDKLESVTGKLQFDISSQYGLQQEHLLFTPLFKADNARCFDLEVESSTGVAQYADRLFLSATTDGINYGREQMIEQNEPFVYDKRVLWKKVGRIRKNIGFKLRVITKSPVTLSGAQIRIE, from the coding sequence ATATCTTCGCTCATTCCCGGGCATTGCCAAACGTTCTGATGTGAACGGTGTATCTCGCGGCGTCGAGTACAACATGGCGCAGAGTGCTGTTTATCGTGTGTGTGGCGGCAAGCTCTACAAAGGCGAAAGCGAAGTCGGTGACGTCGCCGGAAGTGGCCGCGTATCAATGGCGCATGGTCGAACATCTCAGGCTGTAGGCGTTAATGGTCAACTGGTCGAGTATCGCTATGATGGTACGGTTAAAACCGTCTCAAACTGGCCTACAGACAGCGGATTCACACAGTACGAGTTAGGTTCAGTTCGTGACATTACGCGCTTACGTGGGCGTTATGCGTGGTCAAAAGACGGTACTGATTCATGGTTTATCACTGACCTTGAAGACGAATCACACCCTGACCGATACAGCGCACAATATCGCGCAGAATCTCAGCCTGATGGCATCATCGGCATAGGTACATGGCGAGACTTCATCGTCTGCTTTGGTTCATCGACGATTGAATATTTCTCCCTGACTGGTGCAACCACCGTTGGTGCCGCTTTGTATGTCGCACAGCCATCACTGATGGTGCAGAAAGGCATTGCCGGAACTTACTGCAAAACGCCGTTTGCTGATTCCTATGCGTTTATCAGCAATCCGGCAACAGGTGCGCCGTCTGTGTATATCATCGGCTCCGGTCAGGTATCACCAATCGCCAGCGCGAGCATTGAGAAAATACTACGCTCCTACACTGCTGATGAACTGGCTGATGGCGTGATGGAATCGTTGCGGTTTGATGCTCATGAACTGCTGATTATCCATCTTCCGCGCCATGTTCTGGTGTACGACGCATCTTCAAGCGCCAATGGTCCGCAATGGTGTGTGCTGAAAACAGGCCTGTATGACGATGTGTACCGCGCTATCGACTTCATTTACGAAGGCAATCAGATAACGTGCGGCGATAAGCTGGAGTCCGTGACCGGGAAATTGCAATTCGACATCAGCAGCCAGTATGGGCTACAGCAAGAACACCTGCTGTTTACTCCACTCTTCAAAGCAGATAACGCCAGATGCTTTGATCTGGAGGTGGAATCATCGACGGGTGTTGCGCAGTACGCTGACCGCCTGTTTCTGTCTGCAACCACTGACGGCATCAATTACGGGCGTGAGCAGATGATTGAGCAGAATGAACCGTTCGTTTACGACAAACGCGTTTTGTGGAAGAAAGTAGGGCGCATCAGGAAAAACATTGGCTTCAAATTGCGCGTTATCACGAAGTCACCTGTCACTCTGTCTGGTGCTCAGATAAGGATTGAGTAA